The genomic window TCTGGATCCTGATCACCTCGTTCAAGGAACGCGGCGACATCTACATTCAGCCTGTCACCTGGTGGCCCGGTTCGTTCCGGCTGGACAACTACCACGAGGCGACGACGGAAGTTCCGTTCTTCACCTACCTGCGCAACTCGATCATCATCACCGCCATCACGGCGTCGATCAAGTTCGTCCTCGGTGTGCTCAGCGCCTACGGGCTGGTGTTTCTCCGATTCCCCGGCAAGAACGTGGTCTTCCTCGTCATCATCGCCGCGCTCATGGTTCCCAACCAGATCACGGTCATCTCGAACTACTCGCTGATCTCCGACCTCGGTTGGCGAAACTCGTTCCAAGGCATCATTCTTCCGCTGGCAGGGGTTGCGTTCGGTACGTTCCTGATGCGCAACCACTTCCTGTCGCTGCCGGCCGAGATCATCGAGGCCGCACGCATGGACGGGGCAGGACCGTTCCGGTTGCTGTTCCGGGTGGTTCTGCCGCTGTCGGGCCCGACCATGGTGGCCTTCGCGATCATCACCATCGTGACCGAGTGG from Rhodococcus sp. P1Y includes these protein-coding regions:
- a CDS encoding carbohydrate ABC transporter permease, which gives rise to MTLTSKPVAEKPRRSTRKDPQRERSLSTVFGYIAMVLVLLMIGLPLFWILITSFKERGDIYIQPVTWWPGSFRLDNYHEATTEVPFFTYLRNSIIITAITASIKFVLGVLSAYGLVFLRFPGKNVVFLVIIAALMVPNQITVISNYSLISDLGWRNSFQGIILPLAGVAFGTFLMRNHFLSLPAEIIEAARMDGAGPFRLLFRVVLPLSGPTMVAFAIITIVTEWNEYLWPFLMSDDSSVAPLPVGLTLLQNTEGYTNWGAVMAVTILTILPILAVFLALQRHMIKGLTSGAVKG